The following coding sequences lie in one Biomphalaria glabrata chromosome 18, xgBioGlab47.1, whole genome shotgun sequence genomic window:
- the LOC106058170 gene encoding tudor and KH domain-containing protein has product MLHLSRLTKITFALAMPTSIMLLYWLYKRRYSDEESYEDKKIVTSRTVVIDVSVPPKAVGAIIGRQGATIKQIQKETGARLHFKEKTQNGDNSSNNLSPRTLSIQGSPECAQQAELMVYQIITSIPEVLTEQIQVPSYSIGAIIGKGGTSIREISHISGAKVFIERIEDTKTTSNLRAVELTGSRQQIDKALEIIEEKLNVLEEKRSKDRNSKNHVSHHHLKSVQVNSDDTLWDKPQESFPQDLDQTGLVNIYVSAVEHPGHFWVQVVGFKALQLEQIHRDITDFVTTDEAKLNYCVTQIIPGDLVAAQFEEDDLTYYRAKVLGETADGQVDLYFIDFGDNTYAFKENIFKLRSDFIQFPAQAIECKLATVQPVGGQWSEEAITCFENLTHCAQWKVLSAEMVKYDVDSKGRQRPLLKLIDKSQGHDVDIANELIRLGFAVRELNSINTSTSESKLIDEQGIVTEMKPHDSKILAVSTTEQSS; this is encoded by the exons ATGCTGCATTTAAGCAGATTAACGAAGATAACTTTTGCTCTAGCTATGCCCACAAGTATTATGCTGTTGTATTGGCTTTATAAGCGAAGATATTCAG ATGAGGAGTCCtatgaagataaaaaaatagttacatCACGTACTGTTGTCATAGATGTGTCTGTACCACCTAAAGCTGTTGGTGCTATCATTGGTCGGCAAGGTGCTACCATCAAACAA ATTCAGAAAGAGACGGGGGCCAGGTTACATTTTAAAGAGAAGACTCAGAATGGTGATAACTCTAGCAACAACCTATCACCCCGTACTTTGTCTATACAAGGCAGCCCTGAATGTGCACAACAAGCGGAGCTAATGGTTTACCAG ATCATCACCAGTATCCCAGAAGTTCTTACAGAGCAAATACAAGTGCCCAGCTATTCTATTGGAGCTATAATAG GTAAAGGTGGTACATCTATAAGAGAAATCTCACATATTAGTGGTGCTAAGGTGTTTATAGAAAGAATAGAGGACACTAAAACTACCAGCAACCTGAGGGCTGTAGAACTCACAGGATCCAGGCAACAAATCGATAAAGCTTTG GAAATCATTGAAGAGAAATTAAATGTATTAGAAGAGAAAAGATCTAAGGACAGAAACAGTAAAAACCATGTTAGCCATCACCACCTGAAGTCCGTACAGGTCAACTCAG ATGATACCCTCTGGGATAAACCACAAGAATCTTTCCCCCAGGACTTAGATCAG ACTGGACTGGTTAATATTTATGTATCAGCTGTTGAACATCCTGGACACTTCTGGGTTCAAGTTGTTGGGTTTAAAGCTTTACAACTAGAACAGATACATCGAGATATTACTGACTTTGTAACTACTGATGAAGCTAAACTG AATTATTGTGTAACACAAATTATACCTGGTGACCTTGTTGCTGCTCAATTTGAAGAGGATGATTTGACCTATTATAGAGCTAAAGTCCTGGGAGAGACAGCAGATGGACAAGTAGACTTATACTTTATTGATTTTGGTGATAATACTTATGcctttaaagaaaacatttttaaactaaG GTCAGATTTCATCCAATTTCCTGCTCAAGCCATTGAGTGTAAGCTGGCCACAGTACAACCAGTTG GTGGTCAGTGGTCTGAGGAAGCAATTACTTGTTTTGAAAATCTAACTCACTGTGCACAATGGAAAGTTCTGTCAGCTGAGATGGTCAAATATGATGTAGACAGTAAAGGGAGACAAAGGCCTTTACTAAAGCTGATTGACAAGAGTCAGGGTCAT gATGTGGATATTGCCAATGAGCTAATCAGACTAGGCTTTGCTGTTagagaattaaactctatcaaCACATCAACATCTGAAAGTAAATTAATAGATGAACAAGGAATAGTAACTGAAATGAAGCCACATGACAGCAAAATTCTTGCTGTGTCCACTACAGAACAATCTAGCTAA